In Betaproteobacteria bacterium, the sequence CAGTTCACAGCCCGCCGGCAGCGGCGCCGTCGCAACGAGATCGACATACTCGCCACGTACTGGCGAAAATACAGCGTAATGCGGATAGATGCGCCCCTGCACCGCCGGTACCGGCACGCCTTTCTTGCGCCATTCGTGAGCGCTGACCACCGCCAGCAGCTCACGAAGCGACACCACCGAATCCTCATCACCTGGCGGCCCGTAAGCCTCGATACAAGCCTGCCTGACATCCTGCGCCCGGCGTAGTGGGATCACATAATCAGCACGCAGCGGGACCAGCAACATGGCGAGCGCCTGCGCCCGCCTCCCCTGGCGCAGGCGATGCTGATCAAATGCCTCGGCCGGCGTGTTCGGTGCCTGTTGGCTACCGGCACGCGGCCGGCGATCAGCCCGCTGACTCATAGCCTGAAGCAGGCGGCGAGCATTCTGCCAGTCGCCTCGCCAGAGCATGGCGTTGCCCGCGCACGCTATTCGCCAAGCCGCATCGGCATTCAGTTTGTCGTCGACCACAACGACTTGGGCATGAGGCGGCAACCCCGCTTCGGAGCGCCAGCGGGCATTTTTCGTCCCGCCTCCTTCCATCCAGGCCAGCACAGGAAATGTTGAGCTATTCATGGCGGCATTGTAGGGCAGAAGGATCACTTTATCGGCGTGGCACGGCAGATGCCAGACCTCGCGAAATTCGAATCTTTGTGAAATATTCGACCCGTGAA encodes:
- a CDS encoding class I SAM-dependent methyltransferase, which translates into the protein MNSSTFPVLAWMEGGGTKNARWRSEAGLPPHAQVVVVDDKLNADAAWRIACAGNAMLWRGDWQNARRLLQAMSQRADRRPRAGSQQAPNTPAEAFDQHRLRQGRRAQALAMLLVPLRADYVIPLRRAQDVRQACIEAYGPPGDEDSVVSLRELLAVVSAHEWRKKGVPVPAVQGRIYPHYAVFSPVRGEYVDLVATAPLPAGCELAFDIGTGSGIIAAVLARRGVKQVIATDQDERALACAFENIEKLRLTAAITLLKADLFPEGRAPLVVCNPPWVPAQPTSPIEYAVYDPASRMLRGFLGGLAEHLTPDGEGWLIISDIAEHLGLRSRDELLDWIKSAGLKVIARLDTRPKHPKAQDAGDPLHAARAAEVTSLWRLARLDGIN